A window of Desulfobulbus oralis genomic DNA:
TCGCCGCCGGTGAGTTGAGGGCGCATCAGGAATTTAGGCAATCCGATATGGCAAAGGCTCCGGAAAATTTTGCGGAGACGGTCAAAGGAGTCCGCCAGCAACTGGGGCTCAGCCAGGAAGAGCTGGCCCATGAACTGGGCGTGAGCTTTTCCACGATCAACCGCTGGGAAAACAGCAAGACGGTTCCTTTCAAGCTGGCGAGAAGGCAATTCGAAGCTTTTTGTAAAAGGATGGCAGGACAGGGCAAGCTGAATCTCGATAACAAGGATATGCAACCATGACCCCAGGCAATTTTCAGCAACTGGCGAATTTCATCTGGTCGGTGGCTGACCTGCTGCGTGGGCCGTACCGGCCGCCGCAGTACGAACGGGTCATGCTGCCGCTGACGGTGCTGCGCCGTTTCGATGCTGTGCTGGCCCCCACCAAGGAGGCGGTGCTCAAACGCTGCGAGACCTTGAAGGATAAAGACCCGCAGCTGGTGGACCGGGTATTGAACGAGCTGGCAAAGGACGAGGACGGTAAACCGCTGGGCTTTCACAATCGCAGCCAGCTCGACTTCCGTAAACTCAAGGGCGACCCGGACAATATCGGCCGTCACCTGGCCGATTATATCAACGGCTTCTCCGAGAACATTCGCAAGATCTTCGAACGTTTCGAGTTTGATAAGGCGATCGAAAAACTTGAAGAAGCCAACCGCCTCTACTAGGTGGTTGCGCAGTTCGTCGAAATCGACCTGCATCCACGCCGCGTGGACAACATTACCATGGGACTGGTGTTCGAAGACCTGATCCGACGCTTCAACGAGGCAGCCAACGAGACCGCCGGTGACCACTTCACCCCGCGCGAGGTCATCCGCCTGATGGTCAATCTGCTGCTGGAACCCGATACCCAGGTGCTCACCCAGGCGGGCAAAATCGTCACCATCTGCGACCCGGCCTGCGGCACCGGCGGCATGCTGGCCGAAAGCCAGCACTGGCTGCGCGCCCACAACGAACAGGCCACGGTCAAGGTCTACGGCCAGGACTACAACCCGCGCTCCTACGCCGTCGCCGCCTCCGACCTGCTGATCAAAGGGCACAAGGACAGCCTCATCGAATACGGCAATACCCTGACCAACGACCAGTTTTCCGACATGCGTTTCGACTACCTGCTGGCCAATCCACCCTTCGGCGTGGACTGGAAAGGGGAGAAGGCGGAGATCGACCGCTGGCCCGACTTTCGCGGCTACAACGGCAAGTTGCCGCGCATCAACGACGGTGCGCTGCTCTTCCTGCTCCACATGATCGCCAAGTTTCAGCCGTGGCAGCAGGGCAACCGCGACAAGCCCGGCTCGCGCATCGCCATCGTCTTCAACGGCTCGCCGCTCTTCACCGGCGGCGCGGGCAGCGGTGAAAGCGAAATCCGCCGCTGGATCATCGAACACGACTGGCTGGAAGCCATCGTCGCCCTGCCCGAGCAGATGTTCTACAACACCGGCATCGGCACCTTCGTCTGGGTGCTGAGCAACCGCAAAGAGGCACACCGCAAGGGCAAGATCCAACTGATCGACGCCCGCGAGCGCTGGACGCCGATGAAACGCAGCCTCGGCAACAAGCGCCGCTGGCTCGATGAAAAGGCCATCGATGAAGTGACCCGCGAGCACGGCGCGCTGACCGAATCGAAGACAAGCAAGATCTTTGACAATGCCGATTTCGGCTACCGTCGCGTCACCATCCTGCGCCCGCTGCGCCTCAAGTTCCAGTTCACCCAGGAGGCCAAGGAACGCTACCTCGACACCTGCCCTGAACTGCTCGATGCCGTGCTGGCCATCGAAGAGGTATTCGGCAGCGAGCCGCATTACGACTGGAATCAGGTTCGGGACGAGGTGCAGAAGATTGTCAAAAGGTTGCCCGGCGATGTCGAAGGCTGGGCCAGGGGTGCCAGGGGCACGGCACAGAAAAAGGCCTTCCGCGATGCCTTCACCGAGGTTGCCCCCGAGGCCGAGCCGGTTATCGCCAAGGTGCACAAGGAAGCCGCGCTGGATATCGAAGCCCTCTTTCCCGGTCAAACCCTGCCCGAACTTTCGCCCGATGAGCTGCAATCCTTGTTGGGACTGCACCCGACGGGCAAAGGGAAATATGTTGAGTACGAGGCCGACTCCAACCTGAAGGATTTTGAAAACATCCCCCTCAAGGAAGACGTGATCAGCTACGTGCTGCGCGAGGTACGCCCCTATGTGGCGGACGCCTGGGTCGACCGCGACACCCTGGACGAGCAGGACGGCGGTATCGGCAAGGTGGGCTATGAGATCAACTTCAACCGCGAGTTCTTCCAGTACCAGCCGCCGCGCCCACTCGCCGAGATCGATGCGGAGCTTGCTGCGGTGGAGAAGCGGATCATGGGGCTGTTGCGGGAGGTGACGGAGTGAGCATCGACCGACCGGAAAGCGAGTTGCATGGCATCTTGGCCGAGTTGCGCAAACTGCCCAGCGAAACCGAGTGGGTCGAGTTCAAGCACAACAATGACGAACCGGACGAGATCGGCGAATACCTCTCCGCCCTGGCCAATGCTGCCGCCCTGACCGGGAAGGTGAGCGCCTGGCTCGTCTGGGGCGTAAGCAATGACACCCACGAGGTCATTGGCACTACATTCAACCCAACGGCGGCCAAGGTCGGCAACGAGGAGCTGGAAAGCTGGTTGCTGCATCTGCTCTCACCCAAGATCAACTTCCGCTTTTACACGGTTCAGCTCGAAGACAACATGGTCGTCCTGCTGGAAATCAGTGCGGCCTTCCGTCATCCGGTGCAGTTCAAGGGGACAGAGTTTATCCGCGTCGGCTCCTACAGAAAGAAGCTGAAGGACTTCCCGGAAAAAGAGCGCGAGCTGTGGCGGGTGTTTGATCGCACGCCCTTTGAAAAGGAGATCGCCGCCGAAAATATTGCTGCCGAGGAGGTGCTCCGGCTGCTCGATTATCCCGCCTATTTCGACCTGCTCTCTCTGCCGCTTCCCGAGGGGCGGGACGGTATTCTGTCCGCCCTAGCGGCCGACGACATGATCGCTCCGGGCAAGGGCGGCAAATGGAATATCACCAACCTCGGCGCCGTGCTGTTCGCCAAACGGCTGGCCGATTTCCGCACCCTAGCCCGCAAAGCGGTGCGCGTTGTTCTCTACAAAGGTGAAAACCGTGTAAAAACCGTGCGCGAGCAGGAGGGCAGCAAGGGGTACGCCGCCGGATTCGAGGGGCTGATCGGTTTTGTCACCAACCTGCTGCCCAGTAACGAGGTCATCGGCCAGGCCCTGCGCAAGCAGGTGCCCATGTTCCCGGAACTGGCCATCCGTGAGTTGGTGGCCAATGCCATCATCCACCAGGACTTTCACCTGACCGGTACCGGCCCCATGGTGGAGCTCTTTGCGGGCCGCATGGAAATCACCAACCCCGGTCTGCCGCTGGTGCAGACCGACCGCTTTCTCGACAGCCCGCCCCGCTCCCGCAACGAAGCCCTGGCCTCCTTCATGCGCCGCATCGGCATCTGCGAGGAGCGCGGCAGCGGCGTGGACAAGGTGGTCATCCAAACCGAGGTCTTTCAGCTTCCCGCACCTTTTTTTGAAGCCACGGACGAACACACCCGCGTCGTCCTCTTCGCCCACCGTGAGTTCAAGGCCATGGACAAGACCGACCGCATCCGTGCCGCCTACCTGCATGCCTGCCTGCGTTACGTGCAGCGGGACTACATGACCAACACCAGCCTGCGTGAACGCTTCGGCATCGACGAGAAGAACAGCTCCATGGCCTCCCGCATCATCAGGGATACTGTCGAAGCCGGTCTGATCCGCTGCCATGACGAGACTGTCGGCAGCCGGGCCAGAAAATACCTGCCGAGGTGGGCATGATGAAAAAAAAGACTTTTGCTTGACCGTTGTTTGACTGGACGCCGCCACCCAGGGGCCTTGTCCTGCTCTAACATGCGCTATTCCCACAGGTTTGGCAGATTCCCATTGCTTGACCGTTGTTTGACTGGCCAGCCCGAATCCCAAGTGGCGGAGAAGCGGGTTACGGGCCTCTTGCGGGGGATGCCGGTGGCTTCAGTTGTCAAGGAATGCTTGTCTACTGCCGAGGGCGGGCAGTGGCCTGGGGCGGCAACTGTCAAGGCATCCTTGACAGTTCAAAACGGGGACGGTCACAGCGCCCATTTCAGGGGGATCGCGGAGCTGGAGCGGATTGAAAAACAGCTTGAACAGAAAAAGGCAAGGCGATGAAGCCGGGCGTAATGATGGCCTCACACGAAGGCACGAAGACACGAAGGATTGAAACCCGGCGACTCCGCTTTCTTGTTTGATACGAAATCGGGTGCCACTCCGTCCAGTGGTGTTGAAGAGTACTGGGATGGCGACATCAATTGGGTGACGCCAGAAGATTTGGGGAAACTTGAAAGCCGATACATTCAAGATACTCGTCGCCGCATCACAGAAGAAGGGTACAAAAATTGTGGTGTAAGCCTTGTTCCCGCGGACTCCTTGATCTTGTCAAAACGAGCACCGATTGGGCTGGTGGCTATTCTGTCCGTCGATGCCACATGCAACCAAGGTTGCTTCCTCCTTACAAAGCAAAATGGTGTCGATGAACGGTTCTATTATTACGCACTGCTTTACCTTCGGCCATTACTTGAGATTCTAGGCCGTGGCTCAACTTTCATGGAATTATCCGCAGATGACCTGCGATCTGTGCGGCTACCATACCCCGATGTCGAAACCCAACGCCTGATCGCCGGCTACCTCGACCGCGAAACCGCGCGCATCGATGCGCTGGTGGCGGAAAAGGAAAAGATGCTGGCCCTGCTGGAAGAAAAGCGCGCCGCCCTCATCAGCCGCGCCGTCACCCGCGGCCTCGACCCCACCGCCCCCCTCAAACCCTCCGGCCTCGACTGGCTGGGAGATATTCCGGCACATTGGGAGGTTTGGCGCCTCAAATATTTGGCAGAAGTGCGCGGCGGTTTAACCCCCTGGGCAAAAAGTATTCGCGAAACGACCTTATCGAAATGGTATATCTCAGGGTTGCTAATGTGCAAGATGGCTACTTGAAGCTTGATGAAATGCAAACAGTCGAGGGGTTACCCCAGAGGAAGCTGAAAATTACCTTCTCCAGCATGGCGATGTTCTGATGAACGAAGGCGGCGACATTGATAAATTAGGCCGTGGTTGTGTATGGCGGGAAGAGATAAAATCATGCCTTCATCAAAACCATGTTTTCTCTGTGCGACCACGCCTTGTCGAACCTGAATGGCTTGCACTTTGGACCTCTACGCTTGAAGCAAAGCGTTACTTTGAACAACGCGCCAAAAGATCGACCAATCTGGCGTCCATCTCAGGAACAAATATCAAAGAGTTGCCCGTTCCTATGCCTTCCATGGATGAGCAGCTCAGCATAAAAACACATATCGAGATTTCAACGAAAAAGATCTTGGCGATTCAGTTGGAGATGCAACAGTCCATCGAACGACTCAAAGAACGCCGCGCCGCCCTGATCACCGCCGCCGTGACCGGCCAGATATCTGTCGAGGAGATGCAGACATGAACACCGTCCCCGCCTCCATTCCAGTTTTGCGCTGGGCAGCGGATCGGGCCTGTCTCTCCGATGCCATACTGGAAAAGCATTTTCGCAAATGGCCACTGTGGCTCACCGGCGAGGCGCAGCCAACCTTGAAGCAATTGGAGAACTTTGCCCGACTCACTCACACCCCCATCGGTTATTTCTTCCTGCCCGAACCGCCGGAACTGGAACTGCCTGTGCCGGATTTCCGCACCTTGCGAGATGAAGCCATGCTTGAGCCCAGCAGCGCCTTGCTGGATACCCTCTATCTCTGCCAACAACGGCAGGAGTGGTTCCGCGACTATGCCCGCATGCACGGCCTGCCCCGGCTGACTTTTGTCGGCAGCGTGACCCTTGCGGATCAAGCTGAGGATGTGGCTGAAGCAATGCGGCAGTCCTTGTCTCTCTCCATTGCCGAGCGGAAGGGCCTGCCGACCTGGATGGATGCCCTGCGCCAGCTCATCGCCAAGGCCGAGGAGGCCGGGGTGTTGGTAATGGCCAGTTCCATTGTCGGCAGCAACAGCCATCGAAAACTGAACGTGGATGAATTTCGCGGCTTTGCCCTGGCCGATGATTTGGCGCCGCTGGTGTTTTTGAATGGCGCGGACAGCAAGGCAGCTCAGATGTTTACCCTGGCCCACGAATTAGCCCATATCTGGCTGGGTGAAAGCGGGGTGTCCGATCCGGAGGCGGGAAATATCCCCGAGCAAGGGATTGAAAAATGGTGCAACCAGGTGGCCGCTGAACTGTTGATGCCGCTGGATGAACTGCGCCAGGTGTATGAACCTGGTTCGTCAGTGGCCGCGGAGATTCAACGTCTGGCCCGCCTGTTCAAGGTGAGTACCCTGGTGGCCTTGCGCCGCCTGTTCGATGCAGGATTTATCGATCAAACCACCCTGTGGCAATGCTACCGCAAAGAGGTCGAGAGAATCAGGGGACTGGAGCGTAGCAGTGGCGGCGGTGATTTTTATCGCACCCTGGGTGCGCGTACCGGCAAACTCTTCGCCCGGGCGATTCTCTCCAGTACCCTGGAGGGGCAGACCCTGTTTCAGGACGCCTTCCGTATGCTTGGTGTGCGCAAGACTTCCACCTTTTATGAAGCTGCACGCGAGTTGGGGGTGATGCTATGACCTACCTCCTCGATGCCAATGTGTTCATCCAGGCCAAGAACCTTCACTACGGGCTGGATTTCTGTCCTGCGTTCTGGGAGTGGTTGATCGATAACAATGTCTCCGGCCGGGTATTCAGCATCGACAAGGTGGCTGATGAGATCGCCGCCGGTGCGGATGAACTGACCGACTGGATGCGAAATAGCGGTAACGGCCTTTTTCTGAAAACCGATACGGCGATAGCTGCCCAATCCGGCAGAGTAAGCGCCTGGGCTACCGGCCAGCAATACGAACCAGCTGCAATCAATACCTTTTTGCAGGTAGCGGATTTCTATCTGGTAGCGCATGCGCTGGCAGGCGGGCATGTGGTGGTTACCCACGAGGTGCCTGCCAATTCCACCAAGCGAATCAAAATTCCCAACGCCTGTATCGGACTGGATCTGCGCTTCATGACCCCTTACGAAATGTTGCGAGGGAGAAGGCGAAGTTTGTTTTGGGGGCGAAACCATGAAGCAAACCTCCGAAGCCGCCTTTGAAACCGCCATCGAAGCGGTGTTGCTGCATGACGGCTACAGCAAGCTGGCCTCCGGCGCTTTCGATACCGAGCGGGCCATCTTCCCCGGCGAGGCGCTGACCTTTATCCGCGAGACCCAAGCCAAGACCTGGGAGAAACTCGAAGCCCTGCACGGGGCGGAGACCGGCGAGCGGGTACTCTCGGCGCTCACCAAATGGCTGGACACCCACGGCGCCCTGACCACCCTGCGTCACGGCTTCAAATGCTTCGGCAAGACCCTGCGTATCGCCTTTTTCCGCCCGACCCACGGACTCAACCCGGAGCTGGAGGCGCGCTACCGCGCCAACCGGCTGGGCATCACCCGGCAGCTCCATTTCAGCGGCAGGAACAAGAAATCGCTGGATGTGGTCTTATCGGTCAACGGCATTCCGGTGGTGACCCTGGAGCTGAAAAATGCCCTCTCCGGCCAGACGGCGGCCAACGCCATCCACCAGTACCGTCACGACCGCGACCCGCGCGAGCCTATCTTCCTCTTTACCAAGCGCACCCTGGTGCATTTCGCCGTGGATACCGAAGAGGCGCACATGACCACCCGCCTGGCCGGAACCAGCACCCACTTTCTGCCCTTCAACCGGGGCTGGAACGGCGGCGCGGGTAACGCACCGGACAGGCAAGGACGCAACTACAAGACCGCCTACCTGTGGGAAGAGGTGCTCTCGCGTGACAGCCTGCTCGACCTGCTGGCGCGGTTCCTTCATCTCGAGATTGACGAAACGGTCAGCGACGAAGGCAAGAAGGTGCGCAAGGAGACGATGATCTTCCCCCGCTACCACCAGTTGCAGGCGGTACGGCAGATGGTGACGGCGGCGGGCAGCGAAGGCGTCGGCCATAACTACCTGGTGGAACACTCGGCGGGCAGCGGCAAGAGCAACACCATCGGCTGGCTGGCGCACCGGCTCTCCTCTCTGCACAACGAGCGGGACGAGCGCATTTTCGACAGCGTGGTGGTGATCACCGACAGGGTGGTGCTCGACCGCCAGTTGCAGAACACCATCTACCAATTCGACCACCGTCAGGGGGTGGTGCAGAAGATTGACGAGGACTCGCGCCAACTGGCCGAGGCACTGGAAGCGGGCGTGCCGATCATCATCACCACCCTGCAGAAATTCCCCTTCGTCTCCAGACAGTTGATGAAACTGGCGGAGGAGCGCGGGGCAGGCAACAGCTATCTGCCGACGCGCAACTATGCGGTGATCATCGACGAGGCGCACAGCTCCCAGTCTGGGGAGACGGCCACTGAGCTCAAAGGTGTTTTGGGCGGTGCTGAATTGATCCGCAAAGCGCTGGAAGCGGCCCAGGAAGAAGGTGAGGAGGAACTGGAGCGGTTGTTTCGCGCCATGGCCAAGCGCGGCCGCCAGCCCAATATGAGCTTTTTCGCCTTCACCG
This region includes:
- a CDS encoding ImmA/IrrE family metallo-endopeptidase, with protein sequence MNTVPASIPVLRWAADRACLSDAILEKHFRKWPLWLTGEAQPTLKQLENFARLTHTPIGYFFLPEPPELELPVPDFRTLRDEAMLEPSSALLDTLYLCQQRQEWFRDYARMHGLPRLTFVGSVTLADQAEDVAEAMRQSLSLSIAERKGLPTWMDALRQLIAKAEEAGVLVMASSIVGSNSHRKLNVDEFRGFALADDLAPLVFLNGADSKAAQMFTLAHELAHIWLGESGVSDPEAGNIPEQGIEKWCNQVAAELLMPLDELRQVYEPGSSVAAEIQRLARLFKVSTLVALRRLFDAGFIDQTTLWQCYRKEVERIRGLERSSGGGDFYRTLGARTGKLFARAILSSTLEGQTLFQDAFRMLGVRKTSTFYEAARELGVML
- a CDS encoding restriction endonuclease subunit S; this translates as MKPGDSAFLFDTKSGATPSSGVEEYWDGDINWVTPEDLGKLESRYIQDTRRRITEEGYKNCGVSLVPADSLILSKRAPIGLVAILSVDATCNQGCFLLTKQNGVDERFYYYALLYLRPLLEILGRGSTFMELSADDLRSVRLPYPDVETQRLIAGYLDRETARIDALVAEKEKMLALLEEKRAALISRAVTRGLDPTAPLKPSGLDWLGDIPAHWEVWRLKYLAEVRGGLTPWAKSIRETTLSKWYISGLLMCKMAT
- a CDS encoding helix-turn-helix domain-containing protein; the protein is MAKAPENFAETVKGVRQQLGLSQEELAHELGVSFSTINRWENSKTVPFKLARRQFEAFCKRMAGQGKLNLDNKDMQP
- a CDS encoding ATP-binding protein, translated to MSIDRPESELHGILAELRKLPSETEWVEFKHNNDEPDEIGEYLSALANAAALTGKVSAWLVWGVSNDTHEVIGTTFNPTAAKVGNEELESWLLHLLSPKINFRFYTVQLEDNMVVLLEISAAFRHPVQFKGTEFIRVGSYRKKLKDFPEKERELWRVFDRTPFEKEIAAENIAAEEVLRLLDYPAYFDLLSLPLPEGRDGILSALAADDMIAPGKGGKWNITNLGAVLFAKRLADFRTLARKAVRVVLYKGENRVKTVREQEGSKGYAAGFEGLIGFVTNLLPSNEVIGQALRKQVPMFPELAIRELVANAIIHQDFHLTGTGPMVELFAGRMEITNPGLPLVQTDRFLDSPPRSRNEALASFMRRIGICEERGSGVDKVVIQTEVFQLPAPFFEATDEHTRVVLFAHREFKAMDKTDRIRAAYLHACLRYVQRDYMTNTSLRERFGIDEKNSSMASRIIRDTVEAGLIRCHDETVGSRARKYLPRWA